GATACCGTCAGCGATAGAATAGCGTGGCTATGTCTTCAGCGTGGGTTTGCGCGTCGTTTTCGTCCCACGCCAAAGTGTCGGTCAGGCGCTGATTACCCCGCGTAGCCAGCAGCAGGAACTGTTCGGCGGCGATGAGCGGATCGGCGATATGCAGGCGGTCGGCGGCCTGCCATTGCGCCAGTTGCGTTGCCAGTTCGCGGCGGGACGGGGCAGTCAGGCGGGCCCATGCGCGATGCGTGCTGTCGGGGTGGGATGGCGCTTCGGTCACCAGAAGGCGGAGCAGCTGCACGCGGTCCGTCCTCTGTGCAAAGCGGTCTTCCTGCAACGCAATCGTCGCCAGCGATGTATGAATGTCGTCGGTAAAGCCAAGCGGCTGCCGCGCAGCCAGGAGATCATCCACCGCCTGCTCCAGCGCGGCGGCAAACAGGCGCTGTTTGTTGCCAAAACGTTTGTAGATCGTCATTTTCGAAATGCCTGCCGCGGCGCCAATTTCTTCCACGCTGGTGCGGCGAATTCCCGAACGGGAGAAGCTGCCCGCCGCGATGCGTAGCAATTCTTCCCAACGCGCCGCTGACAGGCGGCCCCCCGTTTCGGTTATCGCGCAGGTCGTGTCGGGTAATGGGCGTTCCGCGCAGGACAGGGGCCTGACAGGCATGTGCCATCCCCCGCTGAACAGCTGGACCATTCCGCGCAGGCGGGCTTCGTGCTCATCCGGCGTCGGCGCGATGCCCAGCAGCTGATGACATCCCGCAATCGCCAGCACACCCAGAATGGCGGCCACACGGTGCGGAGGCAGCGATGAGAGGGTCTTGTTGCCGGGATGCGTGGCCAGGGCCGCCCCGATGCGGGAAGAGGAAAGCCGCTGGCGGTGAAGATCGGCGGCGAATGCCGGTGAGGCCGAGGCAGCCGCGATGTTTGCACGATAGAGCTCGCAGTTGTTTGCGCTCATCGCAGCTGTTTCCACCCAGTGGGCGCAGGCCCGCACGGCCTCGTTGATCGGCAGGGCCGCAATATCGCCAATGGGTTCGGCACGCGCTTCCGACAGCGTCAGGCGCAACACTTCCTCGAAAAGGTGCTGTTTCGAGGTGAAGCAGGCGTAGATCGTCTGTTTGCTGATCCCTGCCCTGCGCGCGATGTCATCGAGGTTGGCATCGAAGAAGCCCCGAGCCAGAATCAGGTCTTGTGTCGCCCGCAACAATCGTTCGCGCACGGCGGTTTGATCGGTGGATGATACGGCTGATGTTGTGTTTCTGGCCATAATTCCGCCTTGACTCAGCCTTGCCTGGCTTGCAACGGATTGAACTATACCGTACAGTACTGTCAAGGTTGGGGAGGGTGTCGTGATGCGTCGCAATAT
This genomic window from Caenibius tardaugens NBRC 16725 contains:
- a CDS encoding TetR/AcrR family transcriptional regulator — translated: MARNTTSAVSSTDQTAVRERLLRATQDLILARGFFDANLDDIARRAGISKQTIYACFTSKQHLFEEVLRLTLSEARAEPIGDIAALPINEAVRACAHWVETAAMSANNCELYRANIAAASASPAFAADLHRQRLSSSRIGAALATHPGNKTLSSLPPHRVAAILGVLAIAGCHQLLGIAPTPDEHEARLRGMVQLFSGGWHMPVRPLSCAERPLPDTTCAITETGGRLSAARWEELLRIAAGSFSRSGIRRTSVEEIGAAAGISKMTIYKRFGNKQRLFAAALEQAVDDLLAARQPLGFTDDIHTSLATIALQEDRFAQRTDRVQLLRLLVTEAPSHPDSTHRAWARLTAPSRRELATQLAQWQAADRLHIADPLIAAEQFLLLATRGNQRLTDTLAWDENDAQTHAEDIATLFYR